A genomic segment from Bradyrhizobium sp. CB1015 encodes:
- the accB gene encoding acetyl-CoA carboxylase biotin carboxyl carrier protein, whose protein sequence is MARQPDDKAAAKFSSEDSALVRELALLLDETSLTEIEIERAGLRLRVARNISVAATMPMQVTAPPAALPLAASPAAPAAAAADLSKHPGAVTSPMVGTAYWAPEPGAKPFIDVGAKVSVGQTLLIIEAMKTMNQIPSPRAGTVTQILVEDGQPVEYGEPLVIIE, encoded by the coding sequence ATGGCGCGCCAGCCAGACGACAAAGCAGCCGCAAAGTTTTCCAGCGAGGATTCCGCGCTCGTTCGCGAGCTTGCGCTGCTGCTCGATGAAACCAGCCTCACCGAAATCGAGATCGAGCGGGCGGGCCTGCGCCTGCGCGTCGCGCGCAACATCAGCGTTGCCGCGACCATGCCGATGCAGGTGACGGCTCCTCCCGCCGCCCTGCCACTGGCGGCAAGCCCCGCGGCGCCCGCAGCGGCCGCGGCCGATCTGTCGAAGCATCCCGGCGCCGTGACCTCGCCGATGGTCGGCACCGCCTATTGGGCGCCGGAGCCGGGCGCAAAGCCGTTCATCGACGTCGGCGCCAAGGTCTCGGTCGGCCAGACGCTGCTGATCATCGAAGCCATGAAGACGATGAACCAGATCCCCTCGCCGCGCGCCGGCACGGTGACGCAGATCCTGGTCGAGGACGGCCAGCCGGTCGAGTACGGCGAGCCGCTGGTGATTATTGAGTGA
- a CDS encoding biotin transporter BioY, whose protein sequence is MWPTRPGETVGTLRAVVLIVLGTALMALSAKVNLPLPYVPMTLQTLVVLMIGAAYGWRLGSATMIAYLAEGAIGLPVFAGPVGGIAPLVGPTAGYLFGFVLAALVTGWLAERGWDRSVILLFAAMAAGHIVILATGFGWLAFGLGLGAAKAWQVGIVPFIAASLVKNALGATLMPAARRLVERRG, encoded by the coding sequence ATGTGGCCGACCCGACCGGGCGAAACGGTCGGCACGCTGCGCGCCGTCGTGCTGATTGTGCTCGGCACCGCCTTGATGGCGCTGTCAGCCAAGGTGAACCTGCCGCTGCCTTACGTGCCGATGACGCTGCAGACGCTGGTGGTGCTGATGATCGGCGCCGCCTATGGCTGGCGGCTTGGCAGCGCAACCATGATCGCTTACCTCGCCGAGGGCGCGATCGGGCTGCCGGTGTTCGCCGGTCCCGTGGGTGGGATCGCACCGCTGGTCGGCCCGACCGCGGGCTATCTGTTCGGTTTCGTGCTGGCCGCGTTGGTGACCGGCTGGCTCGCCGAGCGCGGCTGGGATCGCAGCGTGATACTGCTGTTTGCGGCGATGGCTGCGGGCCACATCGTCATTCTCGCGACCGGGTTCGGCTGGCTGGCATTCGGCCTTGGTCTCGGCGCCGCCAAGGCCTGGCAGGTCGGCATCGTGCCGTTCATCGCGGCCTCGCTGGTGAAGAATGCGCTCGGCGCGACCCTGATGCCGGCGGCGCGCCGGCTCGTCGAGCGCCGCGGGTAA
- a CDS encoding DUF1236 domain-containing protein codes for MTNRFLVSVAALALIAGTGFANAQGTGTKDYGSGQQTQHSTQPSGERSGSMGKQESMDKQDKHDKGTVGQAGGMKDQPSAHDKSTQSDKMNKDQPGATREKSTQSEKSSTVGQSPRSDEKSKGSMSKETETKGTKDMKAQGQEDRSGMNAPGHQGSQTQTQTQTERSQTTTGQAGAAAKLSTEQRTQITSVIREEKVAPVTNVNFNIAVGTRIPREGITLHALPSRVVTIYPEWRTYKYVLVRDEIVIINPDTYEIVAVLNV; via the coding sequence ATGACTAATCGCTTTTTGGTCTCGGTTGCAGCCTTGGCGCTGATCGCCGGCACCGGTTTCGCCAACGCGCAAGGAACCGGAACCAAGGACTACGGGAGTGGCCAGCAGACCCAGCACAGTACGCAGCCTTCTGGCGAGCGCAGCGGCTCCATGGGCAAGCAAGAGTCCATGGACAAGCAAGACAAGCATGACAAGGGAACGGTCGGTCAGGCCGGCGGCATGAAGGATCAGCCGAGCGCTCATGACAAGTCGACTCAGTCCGACAAGATGAACAAGGACCAGCCGGGTGCGACGCGTGAGAAGTCGACGCAGTCGGAGAAGTCGTCGACGGTCGGCCAGAGCCCGCGGAGCGACGAGAAGTCCAAGGGTAGCATGAGCAAGGAAACCGAGACCAAGGGCACCAAGGACATGAAGGCCCAAGGTCAGGAAGACCGCAGCGGCATGAACGCGCCTGGCCACCAGGGTTCGCAAACCCAGACTCAGACCCAGACCGAGCGGTCGCAGACGACGACCGGCCAGGCTGGCGCGGCCGCCAAGCTCTCGACCGAGCAGCGCACGCAGATCACCTCGGTGATCCGCGAGGAGAAGGTGGCGCCCGTGACCAATGTGAACTTCAACATTGCGGTCGGCACCCGCATTCCGCGCGAGGGCATCACGCTTCACGCCCTGCCGTCCCGGGTCGTGACGATCTATCCGGAATGGCGAACCTACAAGTACGTCCTGGTTCGCGATGAGATCGTCATCATCAATCCGGACACCTACGAGATCGTGGCCGTCCTGAACGTCTAA
- a CDS encoding pyridoxal phosphate-dependent aminotransferase, with protein MHDATLRNRLAQWLEPSRRSDVPPFMVMDVMAAAARIEAAGGHVIHMEVGQPAAGAPRTAIAAAHAALEAGRIDYTSALGIPSLRARIARHYRDTYGCDVGPERIVVTTGSSGGFILAFLSMFEPGDRVAVTVPGYPPYRHILTALGCEPVLIETTNEMRHALTGEALLAAHRKAPLKGVLVGSPANPTGTMISREALAGLIAAAEDAGIRFISDEIYHGLDYAFPAVTAAALSEHALVINSFSKYFCMTGWRVGWMVVPEILVRPIERLQQNLSISVPSLSQIAAEAAFDGAAEMEAIKHGYQENRRVLIDGLPKAGLTRFLPADGAFYLYADVSDFTSDSFEFAKQMLEQARVAATPGLDFDPIHGRSFIRLSYARSLDEMREAVDRIAHWLK; from the coding sequence ATGCACGATGCGACATTGAGGAACCGGTTGGCGCAGTGGCTCGAGCCCTCCCGCCGCAGCGATGTTCCCCCGTTCATGGTGATGGACGTCATGGCCGCGGCGGCCCGAATCGAGGCCGCCGGTGGTCATGTCATCCACATGGAGGTCGGCCAGCCCGCGGCCGGGGCGCCCAGGACCGCGATCGCAGCCGCCCATGCGGCGCTCGAGGCTGGACGGATCGACTATACCTCCGCACTCGGCATCCCCAGCCTGCGCGCGCGCATCGCGCGCCATTATCGCGACACCTATGGCTGCGACGTCGGCCCCGAGCGGATCGTCGTGACAACGGGCTCGTCGGGCGGCTTCATCTTGGCGTTCCTGTCGATGTTCGAGCCCGGCGATCGCGTCGCCGTGACGGTGCCGGGCTATCCGCCGTATCGACACATTCTCACCGCGCTCGGCTGCGAGCCGGTGCTGATCGAGACCACGAACGAGATGCGGCACGCGCTGACCGGCGAGGCGCTGCTCGCGGCCCATCGCAAGGCGCCGCTGAAGGGCGTTCTGGTCGGCAGCCCCGCCAATCCGACGGGCACGATGATATCCCGCGAAGCGCTCGCCGGCCTGATCGCGGCGGCGGAAGACGCCGGCATCCGCTTCATCTCGGATGAGATTTATCACGGACTCGATTACGCGTTTCCGGCCGTGACGGCGGCGGCGCTGTCCGAGCACGCGCTCGTGATCAACTCGTTCTCGAAGTATTTTTGCATGACGGGCTGGCGCGTCGGCTGGATGGTGGTGCCCGAGATCCTGGTGCGGCCGATCGAGCGGCTGCAGCAGAACCTCTCGATCTCGGTGCCCTCGCTGTCGCAGATCGCGGCGGAGGCTGCATTCGACGGCGCGGCCGAGATGGAGGCGATCAAGCACGGCTATCAGGAAAACCGGCGTGTCCTGATCGATGGTTTGCCCAAGGCCGGACTGACGAGATTCCTGCCGGCTGACGGCGCTTTCTATCTCTATGCCGACGTCTCGGACTTCACCTCGGACAGTTTCGAGTTCGCCAAGCAGATGCTGGAGCAGGCGCGCGTGGCGGCAACGCCCGGCCTCGATTTCGATCCTATCCATGGCCGTTCATTCATCCGCTTATCCTATGCCCGCTCGCTCGATGAGATGCGAGAGGCGGTTGACCGGATCGCTCACTGGCTTAAATAG
- a CDS encoding M48 family metalloprotease: protein MSLQIALRKKASALTALVTATAIALTPFSGAHAQAKGPPVLRDTETEQLLREYTRPILRVAGLEKQNIQMVIINDGSFNAFVADGRRIFVNWGAILQSETPNQIIGVLAHETGHLAGGHLSKLREQLAAAQTQMIIAMLLGAGAIAAGSTQRSSTGNNGLANAGAAAIAAPQEVIRRSLLSYQRQQEENADRAGVKFLTATEQSPKGMYETFKRFTSESLFAARGADPYLQSHPMPADRVAALQEFAGSSPYWNKKDDPSLQLRHDMVRAKISAFMERPETVYRRYPQTNDSLPARYARAVSTYLHGDLRSALAQIDALIQVQPNNPYFYEVRGQALLESGKAAEAIAPLRKAVALSNNAPLIEMLLGQALVGTDNKAYTDEAVRILRAAVAREPEAALGYTQLAMAYGRKGDYAEADLASAQAAYLRGDNKTARELATRAKTRFAVGTPGWVKADDIVAAKPPRN, encoded by the coding sequence ATGTCGCTCCAGATCGCATTGCGCAAGAAGGCCTCCGCCCTCACCGCCCTCGTCACGGCCACGGCGATCGCGCTGACGCCGTTCTCGGGCGCACACGCGCAGGCCAAGGGGCCGCCGGTCCTGCGCGACACCGAGACCGAGCAGCTGCTGCGCGAATACACGCGCCCGATCCTGCGTGTTGCGGGCCTCGAAAAGCAGAACATCCAGATGGTGATCATCAACGACGGCTCGTTCAACGCGTTCGTCGCGGACGGCCGCCGCATCTTCGTCAATTGGGGCGCGATCCTGCAATCGGAGACGCCGAACCAGATCATCGGCGTGCTCGCGCACGAGACCGGACATCTGGCCGGCGGCCATCTGTCCAAGCTGCGCGAGCAGCTTGCCGCCGCCCAGACCCAGATGATCATCGCGATGCTGCTCGGCGCCGGCGCGATCGCCGCGGGCAGCACCCAGCGCAGCAGCACAGGCAACAACGGGCTCGCCAATGCCGGCGCCGCCGCGATCGCCGCTCCGCAGGAGGTGATCCGCCGGTCGCTGCTGTCCTATCAGCGCCAGCAGGAGGAGAACGCCGACCGTGCCGGCGTGAAATTCCTGACGGCGACCGAGCAATCGCCCAAGGGCATGTACGAGACTTTCAAGCGCTTCACCAGCGAGAGCCTGTTCGCTGCGCGCGGTGCCGATCCCTACCTCCAGTCGCATCCGATGCCGGCCGATCGCGTCGCCGCGCTGCAGGAGTTCGCAGGCTCCAGTCCCTACTGGAACAAGAAGGACGATCCCTCGCTCCAGCTCCGGCACGACATGGTCCGCGCCAAGATCTCCGCCTTCATGGAGCGGCCCGAGACGGTGTACCGCCGCTATCCCCAGACCAACGACAGCCTGCCGGCGCGCTATGCCCGCGCCGTCAGCACCTATCTGCACGGCGATCTGCGCAGCGCGCTCGCCCAGATCGATGCGCTGATCCAGGTGCAGCCGAACAACCCGTATTTCTACGAGGTGCGCGGCCAGGCGCTGCTGGAAAGCGGCAAGGCGGCCGAAGCGATCGCTCCCTTGCGCAAGGCCGTCGCCCTCTCGAACAACGCTCCCCTCATCGAGATGTTACTTGGGCAGGCTCTGGTCGGAACCGATAATAAGGCCTACACCGACGAGGCTGTTCGGATTCTCCGCGCAGCGGTGGCCCGGGAGCCCGAGGCGGCGCTCGGCTATACCCAGCTCGCGATGGCCTATGGCCGGAAGGGAGATTATGCGGAGGCAGATCTCGCCTCGGCCCAGGCCGCGTATTTGCGCGGCGACAACAAGACCGCCCGCGAGCTTGCGACGCGCGCGAAAACCCGTTTCGCCGTCGGCACGCCCGGATGGGTCAAGGCCGACGACATCGTGGCGGCGAAGCCGCCGCGCAACTGA
- a CDS encoding dicarboxylate/amino acid:cation symporter — protein MTTTTMAGAPVAPPVAKPWYKVLYVQVLIAIVLGAIVGWLWPTVATNEWIKALGDGFIKLIKMVIAPIIFCTVVSGIAHIQDAKKVGRIGVKALVYFEVVSTFALVIGLIVGNLVKPGSGFGNAAASEAAVANYAKQAAGQKSVDFVLHIIPDTVVGAFAQGEILQVLLFAVLFGFALMSLGERGHTIRSFIDDAAHAVFGVISIVMRAAPIGAFGAMAYTIGKFGTGAILNLIGLIATFYVTAALFVFVVLGLIARVAGFSIFKFLAYIKDELLIVLGTSSSESALPSLMEKLERLGCSKSVVGLVVPTGYSFNLDGTNIYMTLATLFIAQALGVELSFGQQMTILVVAMLTSKGASGITGAGFITLAATLAVVDPRLVPGMAIVLGIDKFMSECRALTNLCGNGVACVIVAWWEGELDRDKLNTNLTKQIDPTDMETAITTD, from the coding sequence ATGACGACGACAACGATGGCGGGGGCGCCGGTCGCGCCGCCTGTCGCCAAGCCGTGGTACAAAGTCCTCTACGTCCAGGTGCTGATCGCGATCGTGCTCGGCGCCATCGTTGGCTGGCTGTGGCCGACGGTTGCCACCAACGAATGGATCAAGGCGCTCGGCGACGGCTTCATCAAGCTGATCAAGATGGTGATCGCCCCGATCATCTTCTGCACCGTGGTCTCCGGCATCGCCCACATCCAGGACGCCAAGAAGGTCGGCCGCATCGGCGTCAAGGCGCTGGTCTATTTCGAGGTGGTCTCGACCTTCGCGCTGGTGATCGGTCTCATTGTCGGCAATCTCGTCAAGCCGGGCTCCGGCTTCGGCAATGCGGCGGCGAGCGAGGCAGCGGTTGCAAACTACGCCAAGCAGGCGGCCGGCCAGAAGTCCGTCGACTTCGTGCTGCACATCATTCCGGACACCGTGGTCGGCGCCTTCGCGCAAGGCGAGATCCTCCAGGTGCTGCTGTTCGCGGTGCTGTTCGGCTTCGCCTTGATGAGCCTCGGTGAGCGCGGCCACACCATCCGCAGCTTCATCGACGATGCGGCGCACGCGGTGTTCGGCGTGATCTCGATCGTGATGCGCGCGGCGCCGATCGGCGCGTTCGGTGCGATGGCCTATACGATCGGCAAGTTCGGTACCGGCGCGATCCTCAATCTGATCGGCTTGATCGCGACGTTCTACGTCACGGCTGCGCTGTTCGTGTTCGTCGTGCTCGGCCTCATCGCGCGCGTGGCGGGGTTCTCGATCTTCAAGTTCCTCGCCTACATCAAGGACGAGTTGCTGATCGTGCTCGGCACCTCGTCCTCGGAAAGCGCGCTGCCGTCCTTGATGGAGAAGCTGGAGCGGCTCGGCTGCTCCAAGTCGGTGGTCGGCCTCGTCGTGCCCACGGGCTACTCGTTCAACCTCGACGGCACCAACATCTACATGACGCTGGCGACGCTGTTCATCGCGCAGGCGCTCGGCGTCGAGCTCTCCTTCGGCCAGCAGATGACCATCCTGGTGGTGGCGATGCTGACATCGAAGGGCGCCTCCGGCATCACCGGCGCGGGCTTCATCACGCTGGCGGCGACGCTCGCGGTGGTCGACCCGCGCCTCGTGCCGGGCATGGCGATCGTGCTCGGCATCGACAAGTTCATGAGCGAGTGCCGCGCGCTGACCAATCTGTGCGGCAACGGCGTCGCCTGCGTGATCGTCGCCTGGTGGGAAGGCGAGCTCGACCGCGACAAGCTCAACACCAACCTCACCAAGCAGATCGATCCGACCGACATGGAGACGGCGATCACGACGGACTGA
- a CDS encoding DsbA family protein: MPSLRLLAPALFALAMFGAAVPASADSFSDSQRTEIEKIIKNYLVSHPEVLEEAMAELSKRQAAAETQKHEASIAQNAEAIFNSPRQVVLGNRDGDVTFVEFFDYNCGYCKRAMDDMLTLMKGDPKLKVVLKEFPVLSQGSVEAAQVGVAVRMQDPSGKKYLDFHQKLLGGRGAADKARAMQAAKEAGLDTARIEKDIASPEVRATIEENFKLAEAMGMNGTPSYVIGKQIVIGAVGVESLKEKIGIARCGKATC, encoded by the coding sequence ATGCCTTCGCTGCGCCTGCTCGCTCCTGCATTGTTCGCGCTCGCCATGTTCGGGGCAGCCGTGCCCGCCTCCGCCGACAGCTTCTCCGACAGCCAGCGCACCGAGATCGAGAAGATCATCAAGAACTATCTCGTCAGCCATCCCGAGGTGCTCGAGGAGGCCATGGCCGAGCTCAGCAAGCGTCAGGCCGCGGCCGAAACGCAGAAGCACGAGGCCAGCATCGCGCAGAACGCCGAGGCGATCTTCAACTCGCCGCGCCAGGTCGTGCTCGGCAACAGGGACGGCGACGTCACCTTCGTCGAGTTCTTCGACTACAATTGCGGCTATTGCAAACGCGCGATGGACGACATGCTGACCCTCATGAAGGGCGATCCGAAGCTGAAGGTGGTGTTGAAGGAGTTTCCGGTGCTGAGCCAGGGCTCGGTCGAAGCTGCGCAGGTCGGGGTCGCCGTGCGCATGCAGGATCCCTCCGGCAAGAAATATCTCGACTTCCACCAGAAGCTGCTCGGCGGCCGCGGCGCGGCCGACAAGGCCCGCGCGATGCAGGCCGCCAAGGAAGCCGGTCTCGACACGGCTCGCATCGAGAAGGACATCGCCAGTCCCGAGGTGCGCGCCACCATCGAGGAGAATTTCAAGCTCGCCGAAGCGATGGGCATGAACGGCACGCCGAGCTACGTGATCGGCAAGCAGATCGTGATCGGCGCCGTCGGCGTCGAAAGCCTCAAGGAAAAGATCGGCATTGCCCGCTGCGGCAAAGCGACCTGCTGA
- a CDS encoding FAD-binding oxidoreductase, with the protein MQSAIILGGGMVGVGAALHLQQRGWSVTLVDRREPGRETSYGNAGMIQAEAVRPYPMPRDLASLLKIATGRTNDVRYSLSSLHLHIEPLLRYWWHSAPKRHREAIEAWARLIAYATAEHDILIRQAHADNLIRRAGYRALFRDRASLDLSIKAAEEDQREFGVNYRVLSGSELARAEPILRDDLPGAIHWLDTWTVSDPGALVTAYAELFARLGGRIVLGDAQSLQQTATGWSVDTDQGRIDAAHAVVTLGPWSPDLLYKFGYRIPLVRKRGYHMHYSGGASLDLPLIDKSGGYAMGPMAKGIRITTGAELTGADALATPVQLASAEASARELIDLGKRVEPDPWFGTRPCTPDMLPVLGPAPRHPGLWMNFGHGHQGFTLGPATGRLLAEMMSGETPAVDPAPYRPERF; encoded by the coding sequence ATGCAAAGCGCGATCATTCTAGGCGGCGGCATGGTGGGCGTGGGCGCCGCGCTGCATCTGCAGCAGCGCGGCTGGTCGGTGACGCTGGTCGATCGCCGGGAGCCGGGCCGCGAGACCAGCTACGGCAATGCCGGGATGATCCAGGCCGAAGCGGTACGACCCTATCCGATGCCGCGCGACCTCGCCTCGCTCTTGAAGATCGCGACCGGCCGCACCAACGACGTGCGCTACAGCCTCTCCTCGCTTCATCTGCACATCGAGCCCCTGCTCCGCTACTGGTGGCATTCGGCGCCGAAACGGCATCGCGAGGCGATCGAGGCATGGGCACGGCTGATCGCCTACGCAACGGCCGAGCACGACATCCTGATCCGCCAGGCGCATGCCGACAATCTCATCCGCCGCGCCGGCTACCGAGCACTGTTTCGCGATCGCGCTTCGTTGGATCTCTCGATCAAGGCCGCGGAGGAAGATCAGCGCGAATTCGGCGTGAACTATCGCGTGCTGTCGGGCAGCGAGCTTGCCAGGGCCGAGCCGATCCTGCGCGACGATCTCCCCGGAGCGATCCACTGGCTCGACACCTGGACCGTGTCCGACCCCGGCGCGCTGGTCACGGCCTATGCCGAGCTGTTCGCGCGGCTCGGCGGCAGGATCGTGCTCGGTGATGCGCAGTCGCTGCAGCAGACCGCGACCGGCTGGTCGGTCGACACCGACCAGGGCCGCATCGACGCTGCCCACGCCGTCGTGACGCTGGGGCCGTGGTCGCCCGATCTGTTGTACAAGTTCGGCTATCGCATCCCGCTGGTGCGCAAGCGCGGCTACCACATGCATTACAGCGGCGGCGCTTCGCTCGACCTGCCTCTCATCGACAAAAGCGGCGGCTACGCCATGGGGCCGATGGCCAAGGGCATCCGCATCACCACCGGCGCGGAATTGACGGGCGCGGACGCATTGGCCACGCCGGTGCAGCTCGCCAGCGCCGAAGCTTCCGCACGCGAGTTGATCGACCTCGGCAAGCGGGTCGAGCCGGATCCGTGGTTCGGCACGAGGCCCTGCACGCCCGACATGCTGCCGGTGCTCGGCCCCGCCCCGCGCCACCCCGGCCTCTGGATGAATTTCGGCCACGGCCATCAGGGCTTCACGCTGGGACCGGCAACCGGACGGCTGCTCGCGGAGATGATGAGCGGCGAAACACCGGCGGTCGATCCCGCGCCGTATCGGCCGGAGCGGTTCTAG
- the aroQ gene encoding type II 3-dehydroquinate dehydratase → MAEPATDSILVLNGPNLNMLGTREPDKYGHATLADVEALCRETAATFGLKADCRQSNREGELIDFIHEAHRRKMKGIIINAGGYSHTSIALHDALLAVQLPTVEVHVTNIHARESFRHHSYTARAAFASLCGFGIEGYRLAIQGLAAKLGIKPNA, encoded by the coding sequence ATGGCCGAACCTGCAACCGACTCGATCCTCGTCCTGAACGGGCCGAACCTCAACATGCTGGGGACCCGGGAGCCCGACAAGTACGGCCATGCGACGCTGGCCGACGTCGAGGCGCTGTGCCGGGAGACGGCCGCGACGTTCGGACTGAAGGCGGATTGTCGGCAGTCCAACCGCGAAGGCGAGCTGATCGACTTCATCCACGAGGCGCATCGGCGCAAGATGAAGGGCATCATCATCAATGCCGGCGGCTATTCCCACACCTCGATCGCGCTGCACGATGCGTTGCTCGCGGTGCAGCTTCCGACGGTCGAGGTGCATGTGACCAACATCCATGCCCGCGAGAGTTTCCGTCACCATTCCTACACCGCACGCGCGGCTTTCGCCTCGCTCTGCGGTTTCGGCATCGAGGGCTACCGCCTCGCCATCCAGGGCCTTGCCGCCAAGCTCGGCATCAAGCCCAACGCCTGA
- the accC gene encoding acetyl-CoA carboxylase biotin carboxylase subunit, which translates to MFDKILIANRGEIALRILRACKELGIATVAVHSTADADAMHVRLSDESVCIGPPASKDSYLNVPALLAACEITGADAVHPGYGFLSENARFAEILAEHNLHFIGPKAEHIRLMGDKIEAKKTAKRLGIPVVPGSDGAVGPDDDAMAIARKIGFPVLVKAAAGGGGRGMKVAHSEADLQVALSTAANEAKSAFGDASVYLEKYLQKPRHIEIQILGDGRGGAIHLGERDCSLQRRHQKVWEEGPSPVLAAAARAKIGETCAKAMREMKYLGVGTIEFLFEDGEFYFIEMNTRIQVEHPVTESITDIDLVLEQIRIAAGGDLPAKQDEVQVIGHAIECRINAENPQTFRPSPGRILQYHPPGGLGVRIDSAVYQGYTIPPYYDSLVGKLIVHGKTRAECLMRLRRALDEMVVEGIETTLPLFRALVREADIINGDYHIHWLEQYLAGKAEPTPR; encoded by the coding sequence ATGTTCGACAAGATCCTCATAGCCAATCGCGGCGAGATCGCCCTTCGCATCCTCAGGGCCTGCAAGGAGCTCGGGATCGCGACCGTCGCCGTGCACTCCACCGCGGACGCCGATGCCATGCATGTGCGGCTGTCGGACGAGAGCGTCTGCATCGGGCCGCCGGCGTCCAAGGACAGCTATCTCAACGTGCCCGCCCTGCTCGCGGCCTGCGAGATCACCGGCGCCGATGCCGTGCATCCCGGTTACGGCTTCCTCTCCGAGAACGCGCGCTTTGCGGAAATCCTCGCCGAGCACAATCTGCACTTCATCGGTCCGAAGGCCGAGCACATCCGCCTGATGGGCGACAAGATCGAGGCCAAGAAGACCGCCAAGCGCCTCGGCATCCCCGTGGTCCCCGGCTCGGACGGCGCCGTCGGGCCCGACGACGATGCGATGGCCATCGCCAGGAAGATCGGCTTCCCGGTGCTGGTCAAGGCGGCGGCGGGCGGCGGCGGCCGCGGCATGAAAGTCGCGCACAGCGAGGCCGACCTGCAGGTGGCGCTGTCGACGGCGGCCAACGAGGCCAAATCCGCCTTTGGCGATGCCTCCGTCTACCTGGAAAAATACCTGCAGAAGCCGCGCCACATCGAAATCCAGATCCTCGGCGACGGCCGCGGCGGCGCGATCCATCTCGGCGAGCGCGACTGCTCGCTGCAGCGCCGCCACCAGAAGGTCTGGGAGGAAGGCCCCTCGCCCGTGCTCGCTGCCGCCGCGCGCGCCAAGATCGGCGAGACCTGCGCGAAAGCGATGCGCGAGATGAAATATCTCGGCGTCGGCACCATCGAATTCCTGTTCGAGGATGGCGAATTCTACTTCATCGAGATGAACACCCGCATCCAGGTGGAGCACCCCGTCACCGAGAGCATAACCGACATCGATCTCGTGCTGGAGCAGATCCGCATCGCCGCCGGCGGCGACCTGCCGGCCAAGCAGGACGAGGTCCAGGTCATCGGCCATGCGATCGAGTGCCGCATCAACGCCGAGAATCCGCAGACCTTCCGCCCCTCGCCCGGCCGGATCCTGCAATATCATCCGCCCGGTGGCCTCGGGGTGCGGATCGATTCCGCCGTCTACCAGGGCTACACGATCCCGCCTTATTACGACTCACTCGTCGGCAAGCTGATCGTGCACGGCAAGACCCGCGCCGAATGCCTGATGCGGCTGCGGCGGGCCCTGGACGAGATGGTGGTCGAGGGCATCGAGACCACGCTGCCGCTGTTCCGTGCGCTGGTGCGCGAAGCCGACATCATCAACGGCGACTACCACATTCACTGGCTGGAGCAGTACCTGGCCGGCAAGGCGGAACCAACCCCGCGATAA